One Phaseolus vulgaris cultivar G19833 chromosome 11, P. vulgaris v2.0, whole genome shotgun sequence genomic window carries:
- the LOC137828770 gene encoding norbelladine synthase-like, giving the protein MLGQLEHELELHVPASEAWDLFGTLRLGQFVAKELPQLFDNVELIEGDGGVGTVLKLTFASGVAGPSGYKEKFTKVDNEKRIKETEVVEGGYLELGFTLFRVRLEVIEKGEESSIIKSSIEYEVKEEHASNASFVSVQSLATIAELAKNFLNKNKPSKEAT; this is encoded by the exons ATGCTGGGTCAACTTGAGCATGAACTGGAGCTGCACGTCCCAGCCAGTGAGGCATGGGATCTGTTTGGTACCCTTCGATTAGGCCAATTTGTTGCCAAAGAGCTTCCACAACTGTTTGATAATGTGGAGCTAATTGAAGGAGATGGAGGGGTTGGCACTGTCCTCAAATTAACTTTTGCTTCAG GTGTGGCTGGGCCAAGTGGGTACAAGGAGAAGTTCACTAAGGTTGATAATGAGAAACGAATAAAGGAAACagaggtggttgaaggagggTACTTGGAGTTAGGATTCACTCTGTTTAGGGTTCGTTTGGAAGTGATAGAGAAAGGTGAAGAATCAAGCATAATAAAATCTAGCATAGAGTATGAAGTAAAGGAAGAGCATGCCTCCAATGCCTCATTTGTCTCTGTGCAGTCACTGGCAACCATTGCTGAACTTGCCAAGAACTTCCTCAACAAAAACAAACCTTCAAAAGAAGCAACTTAG